In the genome of Impatiens glandulifera chromosome 6, dImpGla2.1, whole genome shotgun sequence, the window tttaacgATAAAATCTCAAATGgtgaattttgaaaagaaaaaaataaggaaCCCTAATTTGACgattccaatatatatatatatatatatatatatatatatatatatatatatatatatatatttaaatattacatgCAAATGCAAAAGACAATCATTTTTGATAtatcaaaaaaatcaatattttcattattttacaatataataattttcaaaccataattaatatatgaaaaaaaaatcaatctattAAATTTGAATGTAAGATTTATTCACataatcatttaatatataaaccaCTTAAGAATCATCCAGGAACAAAGAAAAATGAATTGAAACCAACAAATTTTAAGTCAACTGATGATGGCCGCAGCAGCCTGTTGCCGGCGGCAAGGTTTCATTCGCTGGTTTTCAATTCGACAGCTCAAACTCCCATCTTTCAATCTCTTCCATAGTCAAACTCAAGATCCAGTTGAATTCCTTCACACCAGATTATCAACTAGTTCCAATTTAAAGGAATTGAATCAAATATATGCGCAAATAATCCGAACCCACTTCCTAGAATCGCATTCAGCTCCGTTTTACTGGAACAGCATTATAAGACAGTATTCTAGGTTAGATGAACCAGCTAAAGCACTGTATGTATTCCTATCCATGGCGCGAGCTTTTGTTAACCCGGATTCTTACACACTCCCCATCGTGTTAAAGTCCGTTTGTCAATCTTTTAATTCAAACTTTGGTCATCAGGTTCATTGTGTTTCCATGAAACATGGGTTGCACTTGGATGAATTCATCGAGAGCGCACTGATTAGTTTTTACTGTAAATCCGGTACATTTGAGAATGCACGCAAGGTGTTCGACGAAAATCCTGAGAGAAAATTAGGTTCATGGAATGCTATTATTtcaggtctttcacaagctggttgtGCCAAGGAAGTTATTACAATGTTTCTGGAGCTCATGAGAACCGGTCTCCGGCCAGATGATGTCACAATGGTCTGCGTTACATCATCCTGCGGGAGCTTGGGAGATTTAAACTTATCTCTTCAGCTTCACAAATGCATATACCAAGCCAAAACATTTGAAAGATCAGACCTTTTGATGTTAAATTCTCTAATAGACATGTATGGAAAATGCGGTAGAATGGACTTGGCCAACAGAGTTTTCTCGAGAATGGAAGAACGAAACGTGTCGTCGTGGACTTCAATGATCGTTGGCTACGGAATGCATGGTCACGTGAATGAAGCCCTGGATTGCTTTAGTTTAATGCGAGAGGCTAGAGTTAGGCCTAACTATATAACATTTGTGGGCGTTCTAAGTGCGTGTGTGCATGGCGGGAGAGTGGGAGAAGGGAAACGatattttgaaatgatgaaGAATGAATATGGTATCGAGCCGAGGTTGCAACATTACGGGTGTATGGTGGATTTGATTGGTCGGGCAGGGTTGTTTGAGGAAGCGAAAGAGATGGTTTTGAATATGCCGATGGAATCGAATGTGGTGGTGTGGGGTAGTTTGATGGGTGCTTGTGAGAAATATGGGAATGTGGAGATGGGTGAGTTTGTGGCTAAgcgtttaatagaattagagCCATGGAATGAAGGAGTTTATGTTGTTCTTTCTAATATTTATGCAAATCATGGTCTTTGGGAAGATGTGGAGAGGATGAGAGGATTTATGAAAGATAGGAGACTTGATAAAATTCCTGCATATAGTTATTCCGGAAGCTGAATCTATAggttttctgatttttttttgctCTGATTTGTGTTTGTATCGTGTTTCCGACTCCAAATGGGATGTAACAACTGGATTTagagttatttttcatttggtTAGAGCACTGAGCGAAATCGAGTTGGTGTTTCGCTTGAAGATTTTATTTAGGCACCTTTTACATGTTTTGTgatattttttcaattcttaAATTATGTCTTTTTATGTGATTTTCAGCTAGTTGCAATATTCCTTTTTAACCTATAAAAGATCATATTTCTTCAAATTGCAAGATGAAAGATATATATTGACATTGGTTTTCTTAACGAGAGAAGACATGAGAATTGGGATTTTGGAAGTTTAAATAGTGAAaagttaagaatatatatatatatatatatatatatatatatatatatttatttaattaatttattatacatttataaataaataaaatatttatataactaatttaatgacaaattattatttttaattagttaatatatcTTCCAACTAGAACGAAGATGgaataaatctttaaaaatgCGACTTGTTGGGAATTGAATTGAGAAGAAGAAAATTAGAAGCATTAAACGATTCTAGTAGAGTCAAGTTTGCTAATGTATCGATAGCGATTTAAAGCTTTTGATTATAGATTCTTGTTCACTTAAACCCTGAAATATTGATCCCAAAGACATGACTATTTCAATTTTCGATAAAGAACGCCAGTCAAATTTGAGCAAGGGTAGCCCTTTATTATTAAGGAAATATATATGTTGTCTCATAAACAGTTTCCCTATATATCCCATACTTTATGTCACAGGCTCAGTCTTtccactgacgatccgtgcggcactagttatgatcttcgcaagaacgagtaactagtcagcctttctcaacgcaacactcgacgtttaatagaattgacacaagaattttagagagagagtaaacttttacaaagaatattaatattatctcacttgaatacttggtaTCTTACAAAGGaatacctcaaaggtatttataggGTTATCACCACCTACTGCATTAATTACATAACATTCAACTACCCCATTAATTGTGTACTATCCAACTTACTACCCAACTACCACCTTAATAGTTTACCAACCAACCACTACATTAAATGACCCATTAATGTAGAGCATGACATTCTTTCTTACAAGGCTTCTAGAAGGTTCCTTGTGTTGGGCCTTCATGAAAGATTAAGCCTCTTGGGTTAGGAGACAAGTGGGCCGTGACATTTAACATTGAGAAAAATTACACAATAAATGTGAATGTGAGACccacattaattttaaaaatgagcTAAGTCTTGAAATGTGGGACACATAGGGGACTGTGTGAGATAGCATATTTGTTCCCCTTTATTAACCATTATTGACTTCTTAAACATAAGGATGATTTGAGTTGAATCAAGTCCGCCCTTTTGTCTTGATTGAAGTCTAAGTGTGTAATAACAGGAAGAGAGAAACACCGATTCGTCAATGGTTGTGTCTCAACTTTTCAATCATAGGTAGAAATCCATTTTTGATGACTCAAGTTATGAATTTTAAACCGAATGTATGTCTGGTTTGATCCTATTTTGGACACCTTATCTTGCATCGTTCCCCGCAATCAAGAGCTTCAATCTAAGATCGGGCCAAACAAACTTTGAAGAGGACTCTTCAAACTTTTCAAAACAACCAAAATCATCCAAAACCATTAAGTATTGAGCCTAGGCGATTTTTAGAAGTTTGGTATTGCTGTTGATTTTCCTTCGGCCAAATATCACACGTCGTCTTCGCATGTTTGAATGGTCTTGGCGTGCCTGACTTGTGTTGATTTACGTTGACCAAGCCTTGAACTGCTCGGTTTAACTCAGATTTCATCTTTTGGCTTTTTGGACACTTTCTTTACAAAATTGCCAACATCGATATTatactcaaatttataaattttcgaACCAGTTGAGTTGAACGTATCAAGTATCTCGAATTcattctatttataaaaaatggcGTTTGGGCATAAAACATGCATTGAAATAGTTGTTAtgtatattatttcaaataacattattttacacaaattcattatttttcaaactgGTCAATCTGAAGGTATcgattatatatgaatattatccaaattttgaatattatcaaaaatcaacATCTGGACAAAGTTTAAAGGGGAAAACTGAGCCAGTTTTGAAattgtgtttttgtttttggtCTCCCGATCTAGCAATCAAGTATATGATCATCATACTAGacccaataaatttattttaatttttcaggAGTGCAAAAACGAAGTGTCTACactttgtaattcaattttggGAATAAATacaattcatcttcttcttgcTTGTTTATTAGTTCATTTGTGTAATTGAGCGaatctaatatgtattattattctCTACTTGATATCTAAGTGATTAATTGTATTCAATTGCTCGTTTGATAATAGAATTGCCAAAATTTTTGGTTGAAAAATTGGATCCGCCCATTTTGAGAGCTCAAGAACGACATCTCTAATACAAACTAAACAACtctctaactcatttagacatAGTTAAAGTTCATCTGAATGCTTGAATTGGTCATTTGTCTTCTCCGATTGAATTTGATTCATAGACTAGATCATGAGGATTCTAATGATAATTAGGTTCCTCAAAGGCTTAGTTTATGTACCTCTTGTTGAGCATTGATGTGTACTTAATTTGAAGGAAAAAAATAGGTGTTCATGCCCGCCTAGATCTAAATTAATGAGGATCGATAAAATCAACGAAAGATTCAACGAAAGTAGGTCTACGAATCCGACGTGGCCTGTTAGGTGTCCCCACGTCCCGAAAGCGCtcatttcgggacccgaaatcactcatttcaaaaagaaaaaaaagtttttttttccgAAATGActgtttcgggtcccgaaaccactcattttaggaagaattttttttttcgaaattaTCGTTTCGAgacatttaaaaattttctctttttcgtTTATTCGTGGACTTTTTCGTTGAATATTTGGTtgactttatatttttctaaattaattccTACCTCTGTCTAACAACAatatttttctagcttttgataattaaataaaactaattaattaacatatcaTGGTCAATTCCCTTTATGTGATCCACATAGTCTAATCATCCCATGACCTGAATCTCTAAAAAACGGTATGGTCACATTCTGTCCCGTTcatcaataaaataaacaaagtgtCTTGGTTTGTTTTAAAACCTAGGGCCTATTTAAATTGgattaatttacttttaataataatttaagtttttttttatactttttaagttttatttaattttttaaaaatctgaaaaaacaGAAGATGGTTTAgaataattttcttaatcaaaataaatattttcaagttTCTATGAATAGTTTGTGATACTTTCTAAAATTTCAAAAGctcataatttgatttatacaattcca includes:
- the LOC124942119 gene encoding pentatricopeptide repeat-containing protein At1g77170, mitochondrial-like, translating into MMAAAACCRRQGFIRWFSIRQLKLPSFNLFHSQTQDPVEFLHTRLSTSSNLKELNQIYAQIIRTHFLESHSAPFYWNSIIRQYSRLDEPAKALYVFLSMARAFVNPDSYTLPIVLKSVCQSFNSNFGHQVHCVSMKHGLHLDEFIESALISFYCKSGTFENARKVFDENPERKLGSWNAIISGLSQAGCAKEVITMFLELMRTGLRPDDVTMVCVTSSCGSLGDLNLSLQLHKCIYQAKTFERSDLLMLNSLIDMYGKCGRMDLANRVFSRMEERNVSSWTSMIVGYGMHGHVNEALDCFSLMREARVRPNYITFVGVLSACVHGGRVGEGKRYFEMMKNEYGIEPRLQHYGCMVDLIGRAGLFEEAKEMVLNMPMESNVVVWGSLMGACEKYGNVEMGEFVAKRLIELEPWNEGVYVVLSNIYANHGLWEDVERMRGFMKDRRLDKIPAYSYSGS